One Indicator indicator isolate 239-I01 chromosome 9, UM_Iind_1.1, whole genome shotgun sequence genomic window carries:
- the COLEC11 gene encoding collectin-11 isoform X3, with protein sequence MKRDLVFLVTLISLAFLLLLRSGYPQHIAEESCSVQILVPGLKGEMGDKGQKGSMGRHGKIGPIGSKGEKGDNGDIGPPGPNGDPGIPCECSQLRKAIGEMDIQVAQLTTELKFIKNAVAGVRETDNKIYLLVKEEKRYKEAQLYCHGRGGTLSMPKDETANNLIASYINQAGLTRVFIGINDLEKEGNFVYSDRSPMQTFNKWRSGEPNNAYDEEDCVEMVASGGWNDVACHITMYFVCEFDKENV encoded by the exons ATGAAGAGAGATCTGGTTTTCTTGGTGACTCTAATTAGCCTTGCCTTCCTGTTGCTGCTAAGGTCTGGATATCCTCAACATATTGCAGAGGAGTCCTGTTCTGTTCAGATTCTTGTTCCAGGCCTCAAAG GAGAAATGGGGGACAAAGGACAGAAAGGCAGCATGGGACGACATGGAAAAATTGGTCCTATTGGTTCAAAAG GTGAAAAAGGAGATAACGGTGACATAGGACCACCAGGTCCTAATGGCGACCCAG GAATCCCCTGTGAGTGCAGCCAGCTAAGGAAGGCTATTGGTGAAATGGATATCCAGGTGGCCCAGCTGACAACGGAGCTCAAATTTATTAAAAATG CTGTCGCTGGTGTGCGTGAGACAGATAATAAGATCTACCTGCTggtgaaggaggaaaagaggtaCAAGGAAGCCCAACTCTACTGCCATGGAAGAGGAGGAACGCTGAGCATGCCCAAGGATGAGACTGCCAACAACCTGATTGCCTCGTACATCAACCAAGCTGGGCTCACCAGAGTTTTCATTGGGATTAACGACctagagaaagaaggaaattttgTCTATTCTGACCGATCGCCCATGCAGACCTTCAACAAATGGCGCAGCGGGGAGCCCAACAATGCTTATGACGAGGAGGACTGTGTGGAGATGGTAGCATCTGGAGGCTGGAATGATGTTGCCTGTCATATTACCATGTATTTTGTGTGTGAATTTGACAAAGAAAACGTCTAA
- the COLEC11 gene encoding collectin-11 isoform X2, producing MKRDLVFLVTLISLAFLLLLRSGYPQHIAEESCSVQILVPGLKGEAGVKGEKGAPGRPGRVGPPGEKGEKGDNGDIGPPGPNGDPGIPCECSQLRKAIGEMDIQVAQLTTELKFIKNAVAGVRETDNKIYLLVKEEKRYKEAQLYCHGRGGTLSMPKDETANNLIASYINQAGLTRVFIGINDLEKEGNFVYSDRSPMQTFNKWRSGEPNNAYDEEDCVEMVASGGWNDVACHITMYFVCEFDKENV from the exons ATGAAGAGAGATCTGGTTTTCTTGGTGACTCTAATTAGCCTTGCCTTCCTGTTGCTGCTAAGGTCTGGATATCCTCAACATATTGCAGAGGAGTCCTGTTCTGTTCAGATTCTTGTTCCAGGCCTCAAAG GGGAGGCTGGAGTCAAGGGGGAGAAAGGTGCTCCAGGTCGTCCAGGCAGAGTTGGGCCTCCAGGAGAAAAAG GTGAAAAAGGAGATAACGGTGACATAGGACCACCAGGTCCTAATGGCGACCCAG GAATCCCCTGTGAGTGCAGCCAGCTAAGGAAGGCTATTGGTGAAATGGATATCCAGGTGGCCCAGCTGACAACGGAGCTCAAATTTATTAAAAATG CTGTCGCTGGTGTGCGTGAGACAGATAATAAGATCTACCTGCTggtgaaggaggaaaagaggtaCAAGGAAGCCCAACTCTACTGCCATGGAAGAGGAGGAACGCTGAGCATGCCCAAGGATGAGACTGCCAACAACCTGATTGCCTCGTACATCAACCAAGCTGGGCTCACCAGAGTTTTCATTGGGATTAACGACctagagaaagaaggaaattttgTCTATTCTGACCGATCGCCCATGCAGACCTTCAACAAATGGCGCAGCGGGGAGCCCAACAATGCTTATGACGAGGAGGACTGTGTGGAGATGGTAGCATCTGGAGGCTGGAATGATGTTGCCTGTCATATTACCATGTATTTTGTGTGTGAATTTGACAAAGAAAACGTCTAA
- the COLEC11 gene encoding collectin-11 isoform X1, with product MKRDLVFLVTLISLAFLLLLRSGYPQHIAEESCSVQILVPGLKGEAGVKGEKGAPGRPGRVGPPGEKGEMGDKGQKGSMGRHGKIGPIGSKGEKGDNGDIGPPGPNGDPGIPCECSQLRKAIGEMDIQVAQLTTELKFIKNAVAGVRETDNKIYLLVKEEKRYKEAQLYCHGRGGTLSMPKDETANNLIASYINQAGLTRVFIGINDLEKEGNFVYSDRSPMQTFNKWRSGEPNNAYDEEDCVEMVASGGWNDVACHITMYFVCEFDKENV from the exons ATGAAGAGAGATCTGGTTTTCTTGGTGACTCTAATTAGCCTTGCCTTCCTGTTGCTGCTAAGGTCTGGATATCCTCAACATATTGCAGAGGAGTCCTGTTCTGTTCAGATTCTTGTTCCAGGCCTCAAAG GGGAGGCTGGAGTCAAGGGGGAGAAAGGTGCTCCAGGTCGTCCAGGCAGAGTTGGGCCTCCAGGAGAAAAAG GAGAAATGGGGGACAAAGGACAGAAAGGCAGCATGGGACGACATGGAAAAATTGGTCCTATTGGTTCAAAAG GTGAAAAAGGAGATAACGGTGACATAGGACCACCAGGTCCTAATGGCGACCCAG GAATCCCCTGTGAGTGCAGCCAGCTAAGGAAGGCTATTGGTGAAATGGATATCCAGGTGGCCCAGCTGACAACGGAGCTCAAATTTATTAAAAATG CTGTCGCTGGTGTGCGTGAGACAGATAATAAGATCTACCTGCTggtgaaggaggaaaagaggtaCAAGGAAGCCCAACTCTACTGCCATGGAAGAGGAGGAACGCTGAGCATGCCCAAGGATGAGACTGCCAACAACCTGATTGCCTCGTACATCAACCAAGCTGGGCTCACCAGAGTTTTCATTGGGATTAACGACctagagaaagaaggaaattttgTCTATTCTGACCGATCGCCCATGCAGACCTTCAACAAATGGCGCAGCGGGGAGCCCAACAATGCTTATGACGAGGAGGACTGTGTGGAGATGGTAGCATCTGGAGGCTGGAATGATGTTGCCTGTCATATTACCATGTATTTTGTGTGTGAATTTGACAAAGAAAACGTCTAA
- the COLEC11 gene encoding collectin-11 isoform X4 produces MKRDLVFLVTLISLAFLLLLRSGYPQHIAEESCSVQILVPGLKGEKGDNGDIGPPGPNGDPGIPCECSQLRKAIGEMDIQVAQLTTELKFIKNAVAGVRETDNKIYLLVKEEKRYKEAQLYCHGRGGTLSMPKDETANNLIASYINQAGLTRVFIGINDLEKEGNFVYSDRSPMQTFNKWRSGEPNNAYDEEDCVEMVASGGWNDVACHITMYFVCEFDKENV; encoded by the exons ATGAAGAGAGATCTGGTTTTCTTGGTGACTCTAATTAGCCTTGCCTTCCTGTTGCTGCTAAGGTCTGGATATCCTCAACATATTGCAGAGGAGTCCTGTTCTGTTCAGATTCTTGTTCCAGGCCTCAAAG GTGAAAAAGGAGATAACGGTGACATAGGACCACCAGGTCCTAATGGCGACCCAG GAATCCCCTGTGAGTGCAGCCAGCTAAGGAAGGCTATTGGTGAAATGGATATCCAGGTGGCCCAGCTGACAACGGAGCTCAAATTTATTAAAAATG CTGTCGCTGGTGTGCGTGAGACAGATAATAAGATCTACCTGCTggtgaaggaggaaaagaggtaCAAGGAAGCCCAACTCTACTGCCATGGAAGAGGAGGAACGCTGAGCATGCCCAAGGATGAGACTGCCAACAACCTGATTGCCTCGTACATCAACCAAGCTGGGCTCACCAGAGTTTTCATTGGGATTAACGACctagagaaagaaggaaattttgTCTATTCTGACCGATCGCCCATGCAGACCTTCAACAAATGGCGCAGCGGGGAGCCCAACAATGCTTATGACGAGGAGGACTGTGTGGAGATGGTAGCATCTGGAGGCTGGAATGATGTTGCCTGTCATATTACCATGTATTTTGTGTGTGAATTTGACAAAGAAAACGTCTAA